The following proteins are encoded in a genomic region of Pseudodesulfovibrio mercurii:
- a CDS encoding ATP-binding protein gives MREIVVISGKGGAGKTSMCGAFAHLADKAILCDLDVDAPDLHLLLDPQVQSEESFYSGHEAVIDPERCIGCGQCAELCRFDAVREDGDVYRVNSLACEGCKVCVALCPEKAIDFPEKHCGQWYVSDTRFGPMVHAQLFPGEENSGRLVTLLKQKGRAMAEEQGLDLVLCDGTPGIGCPVISSMAGTDVAVIVTEPTPSGLHDLKRVAELCERFRTKVAVLVNKWDINPAMTEEIERWSTGRGYTLVGRFPHDRAVVDAMLERKVVTETDNAELSRIINASWAGVLALLDTCN, from the coding sequence ATGCGCGAAATAGTGGTCATCAGCGGCAAGGGCGGCGCGGGCAAGACATCCATGTGCGGGGCCTTCGCCCACCTGGCGGACAAGGCCATCCTCTGCGACCTGGACGTGGACGCCCCGGACCTGCACCTGCTGCTCGATCCGCAGGTCCAGTCCGAGGAATCCTTCTACTCCGGGCACGAGGCGGTCATCGACCCCGAGCGCTGCATCGGCTGCGGCCAGTGCGCCGAGCTGTGCAGGTTCGACGCCGTGCGCGAGGACGGCGACGTCTATCGCGTGAACTCCCTGGCCTGCGAGGGGTGCAAGGTCTGCGTGGCCCTGTGCCCGGAAAAGGCCATCGACTTCCCGGAAAAGCACTGCGGCCAGTGGTACGTGTCCGACACCCGGTTCGGGCCCATGGTCCACGCCCAGCTCTTCCCCGGCGAGGAGAACTCCGGCCGCCTGGTCACCCTGCTCAAGCAGAAGGGCCGGGCCATGGCCGAGGAACAGGGCCTGGACCTGGTCCTGTGCGACGGCACGCCCGGCATCGGCTGCCCGGTGATCAGCTCCATGGCCGGGACCGACGTGGCCGTGATCGTCACCGAGCCCACCCCGTCGGGCCTGCACGACCTCAAGCGCGTGGCCGAGCTCTGCGAGCGGTTCCGCACCAAGGTGGCCGTGCTGGTCAACAAGTGGGACATCAACCCGGCCATGACCGAGGAAATCGAGCGGTGGAGCACGGGCCGGGGCTACACCCTGGTCGGGCGCTTCCCCCACGACCGGGCCGTGGTCGACGCCATGCTCGAACGCAAGGTCGTGACCGAGACGGACAACGCGGAACTCTCGCGCATCATCAACGCATCCTGGGCCGGGGTCCTGGCCCTTCTGGATACATGCAATTAA
- a CDS encoding ATP-binding protein has product MIYAVASGKGGTGKTTVSSSLAALWDGPATLVDLDVEEPNLHLFLKPDLTDVRKAYIEVPEADESKCTRCRACADICQFKAITVMADTLLVFPEMCHGCGGCLAVCPEGALFPGRRELGEICRGTAGRHGFVMGRLRVGEAMSPPLMRQVRRLFPELSARGDILIDAPPGVSCPAIAAVTDADCIVLVTEPTPFGFHDFKLAWEAFKPLGKPMGAVINRADLGDTAVRDFCRDNLIPVWAEIPYSRDIAETYSRGEIVAGALSGLEQTFTRLREHMRAAAAGGDACAK; this is encoded by the coding sequence GTGATCTACGCCGTCGCCAGCGGCAAGGGCGGCACGGGCAAGACCACGGTGTCTTCGTCCCTGGCCGCCCTTTGGGACGGGCCCGCGACCCTGGTGGACCTGGACGTGGAGGAGCCGAACCTGCACCTCTTCCTCAAGCCCGACCTGACCGACGTGCGCAAGGCGTACATCGAGGTCCCCGAGGCCGACGAGTCCAAGTGCACCCGCTGCCGCGCCTGCGCCGACATCTGCCAGTTCAAGGCCATCACGGTCATGGCCGACACCCTGCTCGTCTTCCCGGAGATGTGCCACGGGTGCGGCGGCTGCCTGGCCGTCTGCCCGGAGGGCGCGCTCTTTCCGGGCCGCCGCGAGCTGGGCGAGATCTGCCGGGGCACGGCCGGACGGCACGGCTTCGTCATGGGCAGGCTGCGCGTGGGCGAGGCCATGAGCCCGCCGCTCATGCGCCAGGTGCGCCGCCTCTTCCCGGAACTCTCGGCCAGGGGGGACATCCTCATCGACGCCCCTCCGGGCGTGAGTTGCCCGGCCATCGCGGCCGTGACCGACGCGGACTGCATCGTCCTCGTGACCGAGCCCACGCCCTTCGGCTTCCACGATTTCAAGCTCGCCTGGGAGGCCTTCAAGCCCCTGGGGAAACCCATGGGCGCGGTCATCAACCGGGCCGACCTGGGCGATACGGCGGTGCGCGATTTCTGCCGGGACAACCTCATCCCGGTCTGGGCCGAGATCCCCTATTCGCGGGACATCGCCGAGACCTACTCGCGCGGCGAGATCGTGGCCGGGGCCCTGAGCGGTCTGGAACAGACCTTCACCCGGCTGCGCGAACACATGCGCGCCGCGGCAGCAGGAGGTGACGCATGCGCGAAATAG
- a CDS encoding DUF134 domain-containing protein has product MGRRKIRRTVQREPGATYYKPQGIPMLELQNATLTLEELEALRLADAQGLTQEEGAQAMGVSRATFGRVLGAARHIVATALAEGMAIRIDGGHYTLAEDAWECPKLLPDEMSETIGGDNMPGMDGTGPRGMGGGRCMGGRGRGMGRGMGQGRGMGGQGMGQGQGRGMSGQGQGMGQGRGAAQGSGTQQQIKDTTMSKIAVTTEGPTMDDRVDPRFGRAAGFAIVDPETMTVVQYVDNGGSQAMAQGAGIQAAENVANAGASVLLTGYVGPKAFAALQAAGIAIGQDVDNLTVRQAVEKYVAGQVDMADTANAPAGGNK; this is encoded by the coding sequence ATGGGAAGGCGAAAGATCAGGCGGACCGTGCAGCGGGAACCCGGCGCGACATACTACAAGCCGCAGGGCATCCCCATGCTCGAATTGCAGAACGCAACCCTGACCCTGGAGGAGCTCGAGGCGCTTCGGCTGGCCGACGCGCAGGGGCTGACCCAGGAGGAGGGCGCGCAGGCCATGGGTGTTTCCCGGGCCACGTTCGGCAGGGTCCTCGGCGCGGCGCGGCACATAGTGGCCACGGCGCTGGCCGAGGGCATGGCCATCCGCATCGACGGCGGCCACTACACCCTGGCCGAGGACGCCTGGGAGTGCCCCAAACTGTTACCGGACGAGATGTCCGAAACCATTGGAGGCGACAATATGCCGGGAATGGACGGAACCGGACCGCGCGGAATGGGCGGCGGACGATGCATGGGCGGCAGAGGCCGAGGCATGGGCCGAGGCATGGGACAGGGCCGCGGCATGGGCGGCCAGGGCATGGGCCAGGGCCAGGGTCGCGGCATGAGCGGCCAGGGACAGGGCATGGGCCAGGGTCGCGGAGCCGCACAGGGCTCCGGAACGCAACAGCAAATCAAGGATACGACAATGAGCAAGATAGCAGTGACCACCGAGGGACCGACCATGGATGACCGCGTGGACCCGCGCTTCGGCCGGGCGGCGGGCTTCGCCATCGTGGACCCGGAAACCATGACCGTGGTCCAGTACGTGGACAACGGCGGCTCCCAGGCCATGGCCCAGGGCGCGGGCATCCAGGCCGCCGAGAACGTGGCCAACGCGGGCGCCTCGGTCCTGTTGACCGGCTACGTCGGGCCCAAGGCCTTTGCGGCCCTCCAGGCCGCGGGCATCGCCATCGGCCAGGACGTGGACAACCTGACCGTGCGCCAGGCGGTCGAAAAGTACGTGGCGGGCCAGGTCGACATGGCCGACACCGCCAACGCGCCCGCCGGAGGCAACAAGTGA
- a CDS encoding substrate-binding periplasmic protein, translating to MRTTLFILAGLGAVLLSVSAWCMEPAEGVTEVITAGPSWETFTNRDGTGLYHEVLDAVFALYGIAVRHEYVPSDRADELVRLGWADMMLCDDRAEPPLRLARLPLYVNDYYVFFRKDRIGPWRGGESLRGREVAAQKGFYHDWDFPVPVRIREMPSGVKCLEMVLLGRSDFYVDDMAFIRHSMRQGPCFTPADFDIRRAGRRSYHPMFNTGPRSDKVIRMYEEGMRRLHGEGRLRPIYEKWGHTYPDFDDY from the coding sequence ATGCGAACCACCCTGTTCATCCTCGCGGGCCTTGGGGCCGTACTGCTTTCCGTATCCGCCTGGTGCATGGAGCCCGCAGAGGGGGTCACCGAGGTCATAACCGCCGGTCCCTCCTGGGAAACCTTCACCAACCGGGACGGCACCGGGCTGTATCACGAGGTCCTGGACGCGGTCTTCGCCCTGTACGGGATTGCGGTGCGGCACGAGTACGTGCCCTCGGACCGGGCCGACGAGCTGGTCCGCCTGGGCTGGGCCGACATGATGCTCTGCGACGACCGGGCCGAACCGCCCCTGCGTCTGGCCCGCCTTCCCCTATACGTCAACGACTACTACGTCTTCTTCCGCAAGGACCGCATCGGCCCGTGGCGGGGGGGCGAGAGCCTGCGCGGCCGCGAGGTGGCGGCCCAGAAGGGGTTCTACCACGACTGGGATTTCCCGGTGCCCGTGCGCATCCGCGAGATGCCCTCCGGGGTCAAGTGCCTGGAGATGGTCCTGCTCGGCCGGTCGGACTTCTACGTGGACGACATGGCCTTCATCCGGCACTCCATGCGCCAGGGCCCGTGCTTCACCCCGGCCGATTTCGACATCCGCAGGGCGGGCCGCCGCTCGTACCACCCCATGTTCAACACCGGCCCGCGCAGCGACAAGGTCATCAGGATGTACGAGGAGGGCATGCGCCGCCTGCACGGGGAGGGCAGGCTCCGGCCCATCTACGAGAAGTGGGGGCACACCTACCCCGACTTCGACGACTATTGA
- a CDS encoding PACE efflux transporter, translating into MRTHADRLRHTLLYEFFGLLTCTPLAAWALDRELLRVGMLSVSMSAAAMICNYLFNLAFDHLLLRLGRPLNVRPPWLRAVHALSFEISLTLVTVPLISWWLDLSLWSALVADLGFTVFFLAYTYLYNWAYDALFPMPAGPATQPAGD; encoded by the coding sequence ATGCGCACCCACGCGGACCGGCTCCGCCACACCCTGCTCTACGAGTTCTTCGGGCTCCTGACCTGCACGCCCCTGGCGGCCTGGGCGCTGGACCGCGAGCTGTTGCGCGTGGGCATGCTGTCCGTGTCCATGTCCGCTGCGGCCATGATCTGCAACTACCTATTCAACCTGGCCTTCGACCATCTGCTGCTGCGCCTGGGCCGTCCGCTGAACGTCCGGCCGCCATGGCTGCGCGCGGTGCACGCCCTGAGCTTCGAAATCTCCCTGACCCTGGTCACGGTGCCGCTGATCAGCTGGTGGCTGGACCTCTCCCTGTGGTCCGCCCTGGTCGCGGACCTCGGGTTCACGGTCTTCTTCCTGGCCTACACCTATCTCTACAACTGGGCCTACGACGCGCTCTTCCCCATGCCCGCCGGGCCCGCAACCCAACCGGCCGGAGACTGA
- a CDS encoding LysE family translocator produces the protein MFGVHDFLLFVMSGLLLNITPGQDVFYIVSRGASHGWKMGSIAALGVGTGCFVHVFAAALGLSAILATSAMAFTVVKFAGAAYLIWVGLTMWRRNGNGHDREHDEFFKVRARKIYAQGFWTNALNPKVALFFMAFLPQFVAVDAPNKPLAFLILGVVFTLNGTLVNLAYAWSAARVSAKLGKDTSFGTWAKRAAGTLFIGLGIRLAMSDPVS, from the coding sequence ATGTTCGGCGTCCACGACTTCCTGCTCTTCGTCATGTCCGGCCTGCTCCTGAACATCACTCCGGGACAGGACGTCTTCTACATCGTCAGCCGGGGCGCGTCCCACGGCTGGAAGATGGGCTCCATCGCCGCCCTGGGCGTGGGCACCGGCTGCTTCGTGCACGTCTTCGCCGCGGCCCTGGGGTTGTCCGCCATCCTGGCCACCTCGGCCATGGCCTTCACCGTGGTCAAGTTCGCGGGCGCGGCCTATCTCATCTGGGTCGGCCTGACCATGTGGCGCAGGAACGGCAACGGCCACGACCGGGAGCACGACGAATTCTTCAAGGTCAGGGCGCGCAAGATCTACGCCCAGGGGTTCTGGACCAACGCCCTCAACCCCAAGGTGGCCCTCTTCTTCATGGCCTTCCTGCCCCAGTTCGTGGCCGTGGACGCGCCCAACAAGCCGCTCGCCTTCCTCATCCTCGGCGTGGTCTTCACCCTCAACGGCACCCTGGTCAACCTGGCCTACGCCTGGTCCGCCGCCCGCGTGTCCGCCAAACTCGGCAAGGACACCTCCTTCGGCACCTGGGCCAAGCGCGCCGCCGGGACCCTGTTCATCGGCCTGGGCATCCGCCTGGCCATGTCCGACCCCGTCAGCTAG
- a CDS encoding chloramphenicol acetyltransferase: protein MKKIDLHAWPRKSLYDYFRSLPSPHFSLTADVDVTALITLAKPRGVSVFNAVLFAVMRAANRIPELRQRLLGEDVVEFEAVHPAPTVPIEGDRFAFCQFDYVPDWNDFDAICSEAMERGKRQTELVDGSGDRLDLIFTTCLPWVSFTSMHHPVQGPDDSFPRIAWGRFTECGGAWRMPVNLQVHHALADGLHAGKFYQYVQEALDSFR from the coding sequence ATGAAGAAGATCGACCTGCACGCCTGGCCGCGCAAGAGCCTGTACGACTATTTCCGGTCCCTGCCCTCGCCCCATTTTTCCCTGACCGCGGACGTGGACGTCACCGCGCTGATCACCCTGGCCAAGCCGCGCGGGGTGTCCGTGTTCAACGCGGTGCTCTTCGCGGTCATGCGGGCCGCCAACCGCATCCCCGAGCTGCGCCAGCGGCTCCTCGGGGAGGACGTGGTCGAGTTCGAGGCCGTGCACCCCGCGCCCACCGTGCCCATTGAGGGCGACCGCTTCGCCTTCTGCCAGTTCGACTACGTCCCGGACTGGAACGACTTCGACGCCATCTGCTCCGAAGCCATGGAGCGCGGCAAACGGCAGACCGAACTCGTGGACGGCTCCGGCGACCGCCTGGACCTGATCTTCACCACCTGCCTGCCCTGGGTCAGCTTCACCTCCATGCACCACCCGGTGCAGGGGCCGGACGACAGCTTCCCGCGCATCGCCTGGGGCCGGTTCACCGAGTGCGGCGGGGCCTGGCGCATGCCCGTGAACCTCCAGGTCCACCACGCCCTGGCCGACGGCCTGCACGCGGGAAAGTTCTATCAGTACGTCCAGGAGGCCCTGGACTCGTTCCGGTAG
- a CDS encoding rhodanese-like domain-containing protein: MLISRTGLAIAILCLALSATPGYAAERPSEEKKQTVLDLYVTPSEAYAQWEADKDNVHIVDCRTPEEYALIGHAPMAVNIPVMFMTCIFNPKTRSYVMQPNAEFEEMVKARFGTGDIIMIMCRSGSRSALAVNRLAKAGFTRAYSILDGFEGIPDHTPDSPNNGRRLVNGWANSRLPVTFAMRKSLMYNQESGLCCPR; this comes from the coding sequence ATGCTGATTTCACGAACCGGACTGGCGATCGCCATCCTGTGCCTGGCCCTCTCCGCCACCCCCGGATACGCCGCGGAAAGGCCGTCCGAAGAAAAGAAGCAGACCGTGCTGGATCTCTATGTGACGCCTTCCGAGGCCTATGCCCAATGGGAGGCGGACAAGGACAACGTGCACATCGTCGACTGCCGCACCCCGGAGGAATACGCCCTGATAGGCCATGCGCCCATGGCGGTCAACATACCGGTCATGTTCATGACCTGCATCTTCAACCCCAAGACCAGAAGCTACGTCATGCAGCCGAACGCCGAATTCGAGGAGATGGTCAAGGCGCGCTTCGGCACCGGCGACATCATCATGATCATGTGCCGTTCGGGGAGCCGCAGCGCCCTGGCCGTGAACAGGCTGGCCAAGGCCGGATTCACCAGGGCCTACAGTATCCTCGACGGATTCGAGGGCATTCCGGACCACACCCCCGACAGCCCGAACAATGGTCGTCGCCTGGTCAACGGCTGGGCCAATTCGCGGCTCCCGGTCACCTTCGCCATGCGCAAATCCCTCATGTACAATCAGGAGAGCGGCCTCTGCTGTCCCCGATGA
- a CDS encoding TlpA disulfide reductase family protein → MRRGNMVFFVSVLALLLNICPAAQAGPVDVTGARDLNERIQAEDGRPLLLVYWASWCPHCRVYLSQLGALRDSYPEKDLRILGVSLDTDRDHAREFLSEHPLPFPVLLSNSEVVDSHRNKPIPQTILYGADGVEKWRFIGEVREKRLNHYIKLLIKQAEQ, encoded by the coding sequence ATGCGACGTGGAAACATGGTGTTTTTCGTTTCGGTCCTGGCGCTGCTGTTGAACATCTGCCCGGCGGCGCAGGCCGGACCGGTGGACGTGACCGGGGCGCGAGACCTGAACGAACGGATTCAGGCGGAAGACGGCCGGCCGTTGCTGCTGGTCTATTGGGCGTCGTGGTGCCCGCATTGCCGGGTCTACCTTTCCCAGCTCGGGGCCCTGCGCGACAGCTACCCGGAAAAGGATCTCCGCATCCTCGGGGTCTCGCTGGACACGGACAGGGACCACGCGAGGGAGTTCTTGTCCGAACATCCGTTGCCCTTTCCGGTCCTCCTGTCCAACAGCGAGGTTGTCGATTCCCATCGCAACAAGCCGATTCCCCAGACGATCCTCTATGGAGCCGATGGTGTCGAAAAATGGCGGTTCATAGGCGAGGTCAGGGAAAAACGGCTCAATCACTACATCAAGCTGCTTATCAAGCAGGCTGAGCAATAA
- a CDS encoding UGSC family (seleno)protein yields MKIRIGLFLLALLGLLTSPAIAAEQAQEWEVLNPTGVVKQANIKPAARPDTLEGKTIVFRWNGKHNGNNFLQRLTELMAEKYPSAKIVKAWEVDPSLNKISGNKVESKRIAKALKDMGADLVIASQCDUGSCTSWLVVDQSNVEQLGIPTVTVATNSFLGLARGTMASIGISDMCFVEVPHPIGMIPLEEVRAKADKAFPAIIDAALNWKPQAAQDTKAMPPYPARRVKITGTYADLNAIFAKRKWSGGMPIIPPTPEAVAAMLKGTRHDPSEVLWNVPPRMGQLTVELVAALGVMSGCKPEHMPLLLSTIKAFSDPRVDWQGCNTTTAATVPVVIISGPILDKLGIGYSTGELGSFMPVNSALGYFINLVGDLVGGSVPPVIDKSTQGMPSDHVAAVFGENAKETPWKQTYAEEMGFKATDNVVTVFGAYPGNANVDHNSASGSALLDTLSSGVSGAASGIGACYAEYGKPSGKRYNQITFAFMMLCPEHAATIYKDFPNKADVKAFMQKHTVKPFKYYTSGPLGCMPPDFVKDYDGETLMPRFMNPDSFHIVVTGGPGKQSQLWLPFATVTQPVSVLIED; encoded by the coding sequence ATGAAGATACGAATCGGCCTTTTCCTGCTGGCTCTACTGGGCCTGCTGACCTCCCCCGCAATAGCCGCCGAGCAGGCGCAGGAATGGGAGGTCCTCAACCCAACCGGCGTCGTCAAACAGGCGAACATCAAGCCCGCGGCGCGTCCCGACACCCTCGAAGGGAAGACCATAGTGTTTCGCTGGAACGGCAAGCACAACGGCAACAATTTCCTGCAGCGGCTGACGGAATTGATGGCCGAAAAGTACCCCTCGGCCAAGATCGTCAAGGCCTGGGAAGTTGACCCCTCCCTGAACAAGATCTCGGGCAACAAGGTGGAATCCAAGCGCATCGCGAAGGCGCTCAAGGACATGGGAGCGGATCTGGTGATCGCCTCCCAATGCGATTGAGGCTCCTGCACTTCATGGCTGGTAGTTGACCAGTCCAACGTTGAGCAGCTTGGCATCCCCACCGTTACCGTCGCGACCAACTCCTTCCTCGGGCTCGCCCGAGGGACCATGGCCAGTATCGGCATCTCCGACATGTGCTTTGTCGAAGTGCCGCATCCCATCGGAATGATTCCCCTTGAAGAGGTCCGGGCCAAAGCCGACAAGGCCTTCCCGGCCATCATCGACGCTGCCTTGAACTGGAAGCCGCAGGCTGCCCAGGATACAAAGGCAATGCCCCCCTATCCCGCGCGGCGGGTGAAGATCACCGGAACCTACGCGGATCTGAACGCCATCTTCGCGAAGCGCAAGTGGTCCGGCGGCATGCCGATCATTCCGCCCACTCCCGAAGCCGTGGCGGCCATGCTCAAGGGCACCAGGCACGACCCCTCCGAAGTGCTCTGGAACGTGCCCCCGCGCATGGGCCAACTGACGGTTGAACTCGTTGCCGCCCTGGGCGTGATGTCCGGCTGCAAGCCCGAGCACATGCCTCTGCTTCTGTCCACGATCAAGGCCTTCAGCGACCCGCGGGTGGATTGGCAGGGCTGCAACACGACCACCGCCGCCACCGTGCCGGTGGTCATCATCAGCGGGCCGATCCTCGACAAGCTGGGCATCGGCTATTCGACCGGCGAACTGGGCAGTTTCATGCCCGTGAACAGTGCGCTCGGCTACTTCATCAACCTTGTCGGCGACCTTGTCGGCGGCTCCGTCCCGCCGGTCATCGACAAGAGCACGCAGGGAATGCCCAGCGACCATGTCGCGGCGGTCTTCGGTGAAAACGCCAAGGAAACGCCGTGGAAGCAGACCTACGCCGAGGAAATGGGCTTCAAGGCCACGGACAACGTCGTGACGGTGTTCGGCGCCTACCCCGGCAACGCCAACGTGGATCACAACAGCGCCTCGGGTTCCGCCCTGCTCGACACCCTTTCCAGCGGTGTGTCCGGAGCGGCCAGCGGCATCGGCGCGTGCTACGCGGAATACGGCAAGCCGAGCGGAAAGCGCTACAACCAGATCACCTTCGCCTTCATGATGCTCTGCCCGGAACACGCGGCGACCATCTACAAGGACTTCCCCAACAAGGCCGATGTGAAGGCGTTCATGCAGAAGCATACCGTCAAGCCGTTCAAGTACTACACGTCCGGACCTCTCGGCTGCATGCCGCCGGACTTCGTCAAGGACTACGACGGCGAGACGCTCATGCCGCGCTTCATGAACCCCGATTCATTCCACATCGTGGTTACCGGCGGTCCCGGCAAGCAGTCCCAGCTGTGGCTGCCGTTCGCAACCGTGACGCAACCGGTGTCCGTCCTGATTGAGGACTAA
- a CDS encoding formate dehydrogenase subunit gamma yields MIRRHAFSAILMHWFNAACWLLLTFTGFGMLANPDMQPIGQWWSDLWTGMLGSLGVLRLHVALGCLWIAAYLLFLLLRTPSVAIPFLYEITRLHLKDDLKWCLRKGLSLVLGARLMGRLGLDATLPPQGFYNAGQKIVAVFAVLCGLGLAATGVLMLLFSGGPESEALMRWYLLIHFACAGLMAIFIPVHIYMAALAPGEGPAMRSMLTGLVPLNFVQRHNPLWFEKLSRDKSTGVK; encoded by the coding sequence ATGATCCGCCGACACGCGTTCAGCGCGATATTGATGCATTGGTTCAACGCCGCATGCTGGCTTCTGCTCACCTTTACCGGATTCGGAATGCTCGCGAATCCCGACATGCAGCCCATCGGCCAGTGGTGGTCGGATCTGTGGACCGGAATGCTCGGCTCCCTGGGCGTGCTGCGGCTGCACGTCGCCCTCGGCTGCCTGTGGATCGCGGCCTATCTGCTGTTCCTGCTCCTGCGGACCCCGTCGGTCGCGATCCCATTCCTGTATGAGATCACCCGGTTGCACCTGAAGGACGACCTGAAGTGGTGCCTGCGCAAGGGGCTCTCGCTGGTGCTGGGCGCACGCCTCATGGGCCGGCTCGGCCTGGACGCGACCCTTCCTCCCCAAGGCTTCTACAACGCGGGGCAGAAGATCGTGGCCGTCTTTGCGGTGTTGTGCGGCCTGGGCCTGGCGGCGACCGGCGTTCTCATGCTTCTTTTCTCGGGCGGGCCGGAAAGCGAGGCGTTGATGCGTTGGTACCTGCTCATTCACTTCGCCTGCGCGGGGCTGATGGCCATCTTCATCCCTGTCCACATCTACATGGCCGCACTCGCCCCGGGCGAGGGTCCGGCCATGCGCTCCATGCTTACCGGCCTGGTGCCGCTGAATTTCGTGCAAAGGCATAATCCGTTGTGGTTCGAAAAACTGTCCCGGGATAAGAGCACCGGTGTGAAGTGA
- a CDS encoding 4Fe-4S dicluster domain-containing protein — protein sequence MARYVMAIDATRCVNCKACIVACQQRNGVPYSLTRNWVRETPAPDSPTGLRYQPGACMHCDKPSCVEACPTGATYKAGDGSVVVDHDRCIGCGGCVAACPYNARFLNPHTGTADKCDYCRDAGVPGQPPACVQVCPMNCRIFGNADDPQDPVSAVLAANVNVHVVPSSRDTRPTLTYLGATTPTDWPGEVRMPEGLAAMAIVSKGVKWLGGLALFGVAGVFVEHLFCPGLAEDTHGDKGEQA from the coding sequence ATGGCTCGGTATGTCATGGCGATCGACGCAACCCGGTGCGTGAACTGCAAGGCGTGCATCGTGGCCTGCCAACAACGGAACGGGGTGCCTTACTCCCTGACCCGGAACTGGGTTCGCGAGACCCCGGCCCCGGATTCTCCCACCGGGCTGCGCTACCAGCCCGGAGCGTGCATGCATTGCGACAAGCCGAGCTGCGTGGAGGCCTGTCCCACCGGCGCAACCTACAAGGCCGGGGACGGCAGCGTGGTCGTCGACCATGACCGCTGTATCGGCTGCGGCGGCTGCGTGGCCGCCTGTCCGTACAACGCCCGTTTCCTGAATCCGCATACGGGCACGGCGGACAAGTGCGACTACTGCCGCGACGCCGGGGTGCCGGGCCAGCCTCCGGCCTGCGTGCAGGTCTGCCCCATGAATTGCCGCATCTTCGGGAACGCCGACGATCCCCAAGATCCCGTCTCGGCGGTGCTGGCGGCCAACGTGAACGTCCATGTCGTCCCGTCGAGCCGGGACACCCGGCCCACGCTCACCTATCTGGGGGCCACAACCCCCACCGACTGGCCCGGTGAAGTCCGGATGCCCGAGGGGCTGGCTGCCATGGCCATCGTCTCCAAGGGCGTGAAATGGCTGGGAGGCCTGGCCTTGTTCGGAGTGGCGGGCGTGTTTGTCGAACATCTTTTCTGTCCCGGCCTTGCCGAGGACACACATGGGGACAAGGGGGAGCAGGCATGA